One stretch of Zingiber officinale cultivar Zhangliang chromosome 6B, Zo_v1.1, whole genome shotgun sequence DNA includes these proteins:
- the LOC121990338 gene encoding RING-H2 finger protein ATL74-like — protein sequence MAEAPTTLSNATVSGAAAAGDVGDDGYFNSSLVVVLAALLCTLMIVLGLNSMVRFAIRCGRRRFSSGRSSSRASSAAGSAAPAGNKKQALGRIPVVVYGPGATAGGFAATDCPICLGEFAKGEEVRVLPDCGHGFHVGCIDQWLGLQSSCPTCRRLVAWSAEETAGGAVAVGDGTSVVVEVR from the coding sequence ATGGCCGAGGCCCCGACGACCTTGTCCAACGCAACCGTGTCGGGAGCTGCCGCCGCCGGCGACGTCGGAGACGATGGCTATTTCAACTCGAGCTTGGTCGTCGTCCTCGCCGCGCTTCTGTGCACTCTGATGATCGTGCTGGGGCTGAACTCCATGGTGCGGTTCGCGATCCGCTGCGGCCGGCGGCGGTTTTCGTCGGGGAGGAGCAGTAGCAGAGCCAGTTCCGCGGCCGGCTCTGCGGCACCGGCCGGGAACAAGAAGCAGGCGCTCGGGCGGATCCCGGTGGTCGTGTACGGGCCGGGGGCCACCGCCGGAGGGTTTGCAGCCACCGACTGTCCCATTTGCCTCGGGGAGTTCGCCAAGGGGGAGGAGGTCCGCGTGCTGCCGGACTGCGGCCATGGGTTCCACGTCGGGTGCATCGACCAGTGGCTGGGCTTGCAGTCGTCGTGCCCGACGTGCCGGCGCCTGGTAGCGTGGTCGGCGGAGGAGACCGCTGGAGGTGCGGTGGCCGTCGGCGATGGTACTTCTGTCGTCGTCGAGGTGAGGTGA